In Holophagales bacterium, one DNA window encodes the following:
- a CDS encoding PilZ domain-containing protein, which translates to MNESAPPVEAPEESRPRKHVLAAALDEATEGKLQPALSRAEFELSRVPSVRSAETILRLIPFQVVMTDFAIAADDLGRLAELLADPASPSCSAHLLLFTPPDRLSDAEKLLGRGVSQVLSTALEPFELQEAVLALLRARIRLAMRVMARLTVRLESGSPQLLCQTRDLSRTGMLAITDSRYPVGTPVRFALDLPESSDPIRGEAEVVRHASRRLDKVDGLGLRFLDFSADGLRRLVAFLALYGA; encoded by the coding sequence ATGAACGAATCCGCGCCACCCGTCGAGGCCCCCGAAGAATCGCGACCCCGCAAGCACGTGCTGGCCGCCGCGCTCGACGAGGCGACTGAAGGGAAGCTTCAGCCAGCGCTCAGCCGCGCCGAGTTCGAGCTCAGCCGCGTCCCCTCGGTGCGCAGCGCCGAGACGATCCTCCGCCTGATTCCGTTCCAGGTCGTGATGACCGACTTCGCGATCGCCGCCGACGACCTCGGGCGGCTCGCCGAGTTGCTCGCCGACCCGGCATCGCCGAGCTGCTCGGCGCATCTGCTGCTCTTCACGCCACCCGATAGGTTGAGCGACGCCGAAAAGCTTCTCGGCCGAGGAGTGTCCCAGGTGCTCTCGACAGCTCTCGAGCCGTTCGAGTTGCAGGAGGCGGTCCTCGCCCTGCTCAGGGCCCGGATCCGCCTCGCCATGCGCGTCATGGCCCGTCTGACCGTCCGGCTCGAGTCCGGCTCGCCGCAGCTCCTCTGCCAGACACGCGACCTGTCGCGTACCGGCATGTTGGCGATCACCGACAGCCGCTACCCGGTCGGCACGCCGGTGCGCTTCGCGCTCGATCTGCCGGAAAGCTCCGACCCGATCCGCGGCGAGGCCGAAGTGGTGCGCCATGCCAGTCGGCGCCTCGACAAGGTCGACGGTCTCGGCCTGCGGTTCCTCGACTTCTCCGCCGACGGCCTGCGCCGCCTCGTCGCCTTCCTCGCTCTCTACGGCGCCTGA
- a CDS encoding FAD binding domain-containing protein produces MLRLPRFDYHRASSVADAAAVLSGEGAADGRSVRLVAGGTDLWPNLKRRHQKADVVVSLMQVPELAGVRASRGEVRLGATTTLAAIERDPTLQARFPALVDAVASISSPVLRRMGTLGGNLCLDTRCTYYNQSEGWRQAIGYCMKAEGTVCWVAPSSPRCWAVASSDAAPMLCALEAQAVLVSTAGERTLPLADLYRDDGMDYLAKRPDEVLTEVRLPASSDATRVRAGWFKLRRRGSIDFATLSIAAALWIDAGGHVERANLFLGAVASEPRRAGDAAESLLGQTLDEASVGEAARRARRVATPLDNTDFQAAWRGRMVETQTARLLRSLVRPSPGAPAVTRMDA; encoded by the coding sequence ATGCTGAGGCTCCCGCGATTCGACTACCACCGCGCGTCGAGCGTCGCGGACGCCGCGGCCGTGCTCTCCGGCGAGGGGGCTGCAGACGGACGCAGCGTCCGGCTGGTCGCCGGCGGCACGGATCTGTGGCCGAACCTCAAGCGACGACACCAGAAGGCGGACGTGGTGGTGTCGCTGATGCAGGTCCCGGAGCTCGCCGGCGTTCGCGCTTCTCGCGGCGAGGTCCGTCTCGGGGCGACGACGACGCTCGCGGCGATCGAACGAGACCCGACATTGCAGGCCCGCTTTCCGGCGCTGGTCGACGCCGTCGCGTCGATCTCGTCGCCGGTGCTGCGCCGCATGGGCACGCTCGGTGGCAATCTCTGCCTCGACACGCGCTGCACCTACTACAACCAGTCCGAAGGATGGCGGCAGGCGATCGGCTACTGCATGAAGGCCGAGGGCACGGTCTGCTGGGTCGCACCGTCGTCGCCCCGTTGCTGGGCGGTCGCCTCCTCCGACGCCGCGCCGATGCTCTGCGCTCTCGAGGCGCAGGCCGTCCTCGTCTCGACCGCCGGCGAACGCACGCTGCCGCTCGCCGACCTCTACCGCGACGACGGGATGGACTACCTCGCCAAGCGGCCGGACGAGGTGCTCACCGAAGTGCGTCTGCCGGCATCGAGCGATGCCACCCGAGTCCGCGCCGGCTGGTTCAAGCTGCGTCGCCGGGGCTCGATCGACTTCGCCACCCTGTCGATCGCCGCTGCGCTCTGGATCGACGCCGGTGGACACGTCGAACGCGCCAACCTGTTCCTCGGCGCCGTCGCATCGGAGCCGCGCCGGGCAGGGGACGCCGCCGAGTCGCTCCTCGGCCAGACGCTCGACGAAGCTTCCGTCGGCGAAGCCGCACGACGGGCACGCCGGGTCGCCACGCCCCTCGACAACACCGACTTCCAGGCCGCGTGGCGCGGCCGCATGGTCGAAACGCAGACCGCACGCCTGCTCCGCTCCCTCGTTCGACCGTCGCCCGGAGCCCCCGCGGTCACTAGAATGGACGCATGA